From a region of the Mucilaginibacter auburnensis genome:
- a CDS encoding arabinofuranosidase catalytic domain-containing protein, translating into MKINNRLTSLKIAVLALPASLLVMAMSGAKTAAPQRPEGACDIYANGGTPCVVAHSTTRALYKAYNGPLYQVKRESDGKTLDINVVSATATDAGGYANAAAQDAFCATSLCRITTVYDQSGKGNHLVEAPPGTFKGPEKGAYDALPIADMAPVTISGHKAYGVFIMPGMGLRNNNARDIAINDEPEGIYYVINGKHFDSGCCFDYGNSSTNSRAVGTGTMETTYYGTSTAWGSGSGTGPWIMADMEAGLFSGYNAKKNDVPSIDSWRFVSAFVDGGGGNRWDLRGGNAQQGGLTTYYDGVRPGTPGSNAYYPMNKKGGVLLGNGGDNGAGSSGTFYEGVMTKGYPTMATTDKVQANIVAAKYDVEMLSLSRVKTFVPRSSQDVTVKFTNTTGAIANGVKLSIQPLTGWTATVNGGTGSSKTFTYPIPAGATVSVTFKVTAPATAQAAFLSAKAEWKGNNNAVVKTDLTTQRVRSAFPVKINEVRFGTGNNLTNQFVELYNSSDAAVDISNWKLINTRSELGSVNLGNIPAGTKIAAKGFYVLGLATSGLVAPVKAGDMVINVQSIDGLSEGQILDVDGETRRISKLGTAAAPATTVYIPVSTSTRLIVPVGSTNLPVTSAAGFVVGEKIGIDMGGNYEVATVTAVGKAGIQTNLSVAAKAGETIIKVTDNANMTVGDVLSINTGSRVEKVKVKRIVNLYTAPARGAAPGAGGEVELEAPLQRDHMADVDVFAPGTGISFTPATRFAHKSADLVHALGSGITLNNSLAKAHAEGAPVHHTGDTMFGYQGPQPNQWFGIPFSNNAGSIALTDASGKVLVDGMVYGSQQSNSSANGTVASTEIATLEGEQTQGGCIVVLPWATARPQPARASATDFTNRSVGRYPDGNDNDSNCSDFSVQNVVALAAPVTAGSNNIKVANIANLAVGQKMVIGAGANTETITIASIGTTGAATTSTAVEAGATTLPVNSVTGFTVGQAITIGSGATTETVTIATVTAARRGFGAPAANAPGSSITLTAPLKNAQPAGVQVSGSGVTLTSALTKNYEVGAQVASAMPTPGVANVYTAKK; encoded by the coding sequence ATGAAGATAAACAACAGGCTTACAAGCTTAAAAATTGCTGTGTTGGCATTACCCGCAAGTTTACTGGTTATGGCCATGTCGGGCGCTAAAACGGCTGCACCGCAGCGCCCAGAAGGTGCTTGTGATATTTACGCCAATGGCGGTACCCCTTGTGTTGTGGCACACAGTACAACAAGGGCATTGTATAAAGCATATAACGGTCCGCTTTATCAGGTAAAACGCGAATCGGATGGTAAAACGCTTGATATCAATGTAGTGTCTGCAACCGCAACCGATGCCGGCGGATATGCCAATGCCGCTGCGCAGGATGCTTTTTGCGCTACATCGCTTTGCCGTATCACTACCGTTTATGACCAATCGGGCAAAGGCAACCATTTGGTAGAAGCGCCTCCCGGAACTTTTAAAGGACCGGAAAAAGGCGCTTATGATGCCTTGCCGATTGCTGATATGGCTCCGGTAACCATTAGCGGCCATAAAGCATATGGTGTATTTATTATGCCGGGGATGGGTTTGCGTAACAACAATGCCCGCGACATAGCTATTAATGATGAGCCCGAAGGCATTTATTATGTAATTAACGGAAAGCATTTTGATAGCGGTTGCTGCTTTGATTATGGTAACTCATCAACCAACAGTCGCGCGGTGGGTACGGGTACTATGGAGACCACTTACTACGGTACCTCAACAGCATGGGGCAGCGGTAGCGGAACCGGTCCGTGGATAATGGCTGATATGGAAGCCGGTTTATTTTCGGGTTACAATGCCAAAAAGAACGATGTGCCAAGCATTGACTCCTGGCGATTTGTAAGCGCTTTTGTTGACGGCGGCGGGGGTAACCGCTGGGATCTGCGTGGCGGCAATGCACAGCAAGGCGGTTTAACAACTTATTATGATGGTGTTCGTCCCGGTACGCCGGGCAGTAACGCCTACTATCCTATGAACAAAAAAGGAGGGGTTTTGCTGGGTAATGGCGGTGATAATGGCGCAGGCTCATCAGGTACTTTTTATGAGGGCGTAATGACCAAGGGCTACCCTACCATGGCTACTACTGATAAGGTACAGGCCAACATAGTAGCCGCTAAATATGATGTTGAAATGTTAAGCCTATCGCGCGTTAAAACATTTGTGCCGAGATCATCTCAGGATGTTACCGTTAAGTTCACCAACACTACGGGTGCAATTGCTAATGGCGTAAAGCTAAGTATACAACCACTTACGGGTTGGACAGCAACCGTTAATGGCGGCACCGGGTCATCAAAAACATTTACTTATCCAATTCCGGCGGGAGCTACGGTTAGCGTTACTTTTAAGGTAACCGCGCCTGCAACTGCTCAGGCAGCGTTCTTATCTGCAAAAGCCGAGTGGAAAGGTAATAACAATGCAGTGGTGAAAACCGATTTAACTACTCAGCGTGTTCGCTCGGCGTTTCCTGTAAAAATTAACGAAGTGCGGTTTGGTACAGGTAATAACCTCACCAACCAGTTTGTTGAGCTGTATAACTCTTCTGATGCTGCTGTAGATATTTCAAACTGGAAACTCATTAACACCCGCAGTGAGTTAGGTTCTGTTAACCTGGGCAACATTCCGGCAGGAACAAAAATAGCCGCTAAAGGATTTTATGTATTAGGACTTGCTACATCAGGACTGGTAGCGCCTGTTAAAGCAGGCGATATGGTTATCAACGTGCAAAGCATTGACGGGTTATCAGAAGGACAAATATTGGACGTAGATGGCGAAACAAGACGGATATCAAAATTAGGTACAGCGGCTGCTCCGGCTACAACCGTTTATATCCCGGTATCAACTTCAACAAGGTTAATAGTGCCTGTAGGCTCGACCAACCTACCGGTTACCAGCGCGGCAGGTTTTGTAGTTGGTGAGAAAATAGGTATTGATATGGGAGGCAATTACGAAGTAGCCACTGTTACCGCAGTTGGAAAGGCAGGCATACAAACTAACCTATCGGTAGCTGCCAAAGCCGGAGAAACAATCATTAAGGTTACCGACAATGCTAACATGACCGTTGGTGATGTGTTAAGCATTAACACAGGCTCCCGCGTTGAAAAAGTAAAGGTTAAAAGGATAGTGAATTTATACACTGCACCTGCCCGCGGCGCGGCACCGGGTGCAGGTGGCGAAGTTGAGCTGGAAGCACCGTTGCAACGCGATCATATGGCCGATGTTGATGTGTTTGCCCCGGGTACAGGTATCAGCTTTACGCCTGCTACACGTTTCGCCCACAAAAGTGCTGATCTGGTTCACGCTTTGGGTAGTGGCATCACATTAAATAATTCGTTGGCTAAGGCACATGCTGAAGGCGCCCCGGTTCATCATACTGGCGATACGATGTTTGGATACCAGGGTCCGCAGCCTAATCAGTGGTTTGGCATACCGTTTAGTAACAACGCGGGTTCTATAGCATTAACGGATGCGAGCGGCAAGGTATTGGTTGACGGTATGGTGTATGGCTCGCAGCAGAGCAACTCAAGCGCTAACGGAACTGTTGCCAGCACAGAAATAGCCACTTTAGAGGGTGAGCAAACGCAAGGCGGCTGTATTGTGGTATTGCCATGGGCCACCGCGCGCCCGCAACCGGCAAGGGCCTCTGCTACTGATTTTACTAACCGTAGCGTAGGCCGTTATCCTGATGGTAATGATAACGACAGCAATTGCAGCGATTTTTCTGTACAAAATGTAGTTGCGCTTGCTGCGCCTGTAACTGCCGGCTCTAATAACATCAAGGTAGCCAACATTGCTAATTTGGCGGTTGGGCAGAAAATGGTGATAGGTGCAGGCGCAAACACCGAGACCATTACCATAGCCAGCATAGGTACAACCGGCGCTGCTACCACAAGTACAGCCGTTGAAGCTGGCGCTACTACGCTTCCGGTAAACTCTGTTACCGGTTTTACTGTAGGCCAAGCCATAACCATAGGCAGTGGTGCTACTACCGAAACAGTTACTATTGCTACCGTTACAGCGGCTCGCCGTGGCTTTGGCGCTCCGGCGGCTAATGCGCCGGGTAGTTCTATTACGTTAACCGCTCCGCTTAAAAACGCGCAGCCGGCAGGTGTGCAGGTATCAGGCAGCGGTGTTACGCTCACTTCGGCTTTAACAAAAAATTATGAGGTTGGGGCACAGGTAGCCAGCGCTATGCCAACACCGGGCGTTGCTAATGTTTACACGGCGAAAAAGTAA
- a CDS encoding DUF4287 domain-containing protein: MSFQAYLKTIKEKTGKDAADFRAIAEQKGFTKNGELVAKAGDITCWLKDEFELGHGHSMAIYALLKGTKNEDSI; encoded by the coding sequence ATGTCATTCCAAGCCTACTTAAAAACTATCAAAGAGAAAACAGGTAAAGACGCCGCAGACTTCCGCGCTATTGCAGAACAAAAAGGCTTTACTAAAAACGGAGAACTTGTTGCTAAAGCAGGTGATATTACCTGCTGGTTAAAAGATGAATTTGAATTGGGCCACGGCCATAGCATGGCTATTTATGCTTTGTTGAAAGGAACTAAAAACGAGGATAGCATATAA
- a CDS encoding response regulator yields the protein MNDLKDNIDVLVIAAMMCSFTIVICFLIVIYRKQLDAFRHKNANEAKSVFLATMSHEIRTPMNGVMGMAALLKETDLTDEQREYTNAIIQSGEALLSVIDDVLDISKIESGKMVLDHHDFLLRNTIEDVLSLFAVKVANTNVELLYEIDEQIPVYLHADSLRLRQVLINLIGNAVKFTQQGEIVVSAKLLSLLNDKPEVEFEVKDTGIGISADKLPRLFHAYTQAETSTARQYGGSGLGLMICKQIVNLMGGDIAVTSFPQKGTSFKFNIKCGYPVALQQHADLPDMSALRWLYILLVDDNDTALRSLSARLLALDTVVHPANSVNLALDIINEGKRFQIIILDSTLPEQGQERILAAAKAVEPATPVVLMAKAGAEFEREEKAAFAAIITKPVRQYVLAQALLQCISKNTIPAAKTKSILHKDFAFEHPLKIIVAEDNKVNQMLILKVLDRLGYQPVLAENGLEVIEHLSKQEVDLILMDIEMPEMDGLTASKYIRTNNTVQPRIVAMTANVITEHQQDCYDAGMDDFLGKPIKLDALLAVLKETKSIGM from the coding sequence ATGAACGACCTAAAAGACAATATTGATGTTTTGGTGATTGCGGCCATGATGTGCTCATTCACCATTGTTATTTGTTTTTTAATTGTCATTTACCGCAAGCAATTAGATGCTTTCAGGCACAAAAATGCCAACGAAGCAAAAAGTGTGTTTTTAGCTACCATGAGCCACGAAATACGCACACCCATGAATGGGGTAATGGGTATGGCCGCGCTGTTAAAAGAAACCGACCTAACCGACGAACAACGTGAATACACCAATGCCATTATACAAAGTGGCGAGGCATTGTTAAGTGTTATTGACGATGTGCTGGACATCTCAAAAATTGAGTCGGGCAAGATGGTACTTGACCACCATGACTTTTTGTTGCGTAATACCATTGAAGATGTATTAAGCCTATTCGCTGTAAAAGTAGCCAATACTAATGTTGAGCTATTATATGAAATTGATGAGCAAATACCGGTTTATTTACATGCTGATAGCTTACGTTTAAGGCAGGTATTGATCAACCTGATAGGTAATGCGGTAAAGTTTACGCAACAGGGAGAAATTGTAGTTAGTGCAAAGCTTTTATCTTTACTAAATGATAAGCCCGAAGTGGAATTTGAGGTAAAAGATACAGGCATAGGTATATCTGCTGATAAGCTACCCCGCTTGTTTCATGCCTACACCCAGGCTGAAACGTCAACCGCGCGCCAATATGGTGGCTCAGGCCTTGGCTTGATGATCTGTAAACAGATAGTTAACCTGATGGGCGGGGATATTGCCGTTACAAGTTTTCCGCAAAAAGGAACTTCGTTTAAGTTCAATATTAAATGTGGCTATCCTGTGGCCCTACAACAACATGCTGACCTCCCTGATATGTCGGCGCTACGTTGGCTTTACATTTTGCTGGTTGATGATAATGACACTGCTTTAAGATCATTAAGCGCGCGTTTGCTCGCCTTGGATACAGTGGTTCATCCTGCAAATAGTGTCAACCTCGCACTTGATATTATTAATGAGGGTAAACGGTTTCAAATTATTATTTTGGATTCAACATTGCCCGAACAAGGGCAAGAGCGCATTTTGGCTGCTGCAAAAGCTGTTGAGCCTGCTACGCCTGTGGTGTTAATGGCAAAGGCAGGTGCTGAGTTTGAAAGAGAAGAAAAAGCCGCGTTTGCAGCAATAATTACTAAGCCGGTAAGGCAGTACGTTTTGGCACAAGCACTGTTGCAATGTATATCAAAAAATACCATTCCTGCCGCTAAAACAAAGTCCATTTTACATAAAGACTTTGCTTTTGAGCATCCTCTTAAAATAATTGTTGCCGAAGATAATAAGGTGAATCAAATGCTTATTTTGAAGGTTCTTGATAGATTGGGTTATCAACCTGTTTTGGCAGAAAACGGGCTGGAAGTTATTGAGCATTTAAGCAAACAGGAGGTTGACCTCATACTGATGGATATAGAAATGCCCGAAATGGATGGATTAACCGCCAGCAAGTATATTAGAACGAACAACACAGTGCAACCTCGTATAGTAGCCATGACCGCGAATGTGATAACAGAACATCAGCAAGATTGCTATGATGCCGGGATGGACGATTTTTTGGGTAAACCTATAAAGCTGGATGCGCTTTTAGCCGTGCTGAAGGAAACCAAATCTATCGGCATGTAA